The following proteins come from a genomic window of Lolium rigidum isolate FL_2022 chromosome 5, APGP_CSIRO_Lrig_0.1, whole genome shotgun sequence:
- the LOC124654887 gene encoding calmodulin-like protein 5, with amino-acid sequence MAIRNQMATRSLDGDMTVDEFKEWLRRFDVNHDGRINREELRCAMRTIRTRFSGYKSKRGIDYADANGDGCIDDSEVDGLIDYAQKSLGLRIVAY; translated from the coding sequence ATGGCGATCAGGAATCAGATGGCGACGCGGTCGCTGGACGGGGACATGACCGTGGACGAGTTCAAGGAATGGCTCCGGCGGTTCGACGTGAACCACGACGGCCGGATCAACCGCGAGGAGCTGCGGTGCGCGATGCGCACCATCCGGACGCGCTTCTCGGGGTACAAGAGCAAGCGGGGCATCGACTACGCCGACGCGAACGGCGACGGCTGCATCGACGACAGCGAGGTCGACGGCCTCATCGACTACGCGCAGAAGAGCCTCGGGCTCAGGATCGTCGCCTACTAG
- the LOC124658482 gene encoding desmethyl-deoxy-podophyllotoxin synthase-like has product MRDLARRHGPLMLLRLGEIRVLVASSASSAREVLKTHDSIFATRPETSTMKAVKGIRGGMGIIMAPQGEHWSMVRKLCVNELLSARQIRSFQGTREAEAGRLVASVALASSSQSQPVNFGSHLATYLHDVVVLAVVGNRITDREAFIACLDDSIRATAGLSLADLFPSSGLARAFGGSRTRRLKALSKRLRHALDGVLAEQGARRSGGPGGNRDEDLLDVMLRIQADGMETSTTTLQWAMAEMMRNPKVLGRATAEVRATLAGQSRVTEKALPELRYMQLVIKETLRLHMAAPLLLPRECQESCRVLGYDVPKGAMVLVNAWAIARDTENWGPDAEEFRPERFEEADDSAVVNFKGQHFQFLPFGAGRRSCPGMMFSLAAMELALASLLFHFDWELPEGTVPAELDMTEKFGITARKKTDLLLHARLRAPLPPNL; this is encoded by the exons ATGCGTGACCTGGCACGACGGCATGGCCCGCTCATGCTGCTCCGTCTCGGTGAGATCCGCGTCCTCGTGGCCTCGTCAGCCAGCTCCGCTAGGGAGGTATTGAAAACCCATGATTCCATCTTTGCCACACGACCTGAGACGAGCACAATGAAGGCGGTGAAAGGGATCCGCGGCGGCATGGGCATCATCATGGCGCCGCAGGGCGAGCACTGGAGCATGGTTCGCAAGCTCTGCGTCAACGAGCTTCTTAGCGCACGGCAGATCCGCTCCTTCCAGGGCACCCGCGAGGCAGAGGCCGGGAGGCTCGTGGCGTCCGTCGCCCTCGCGTCGTCATCCCAGTCCCAGCCCGTGAACTTCGGCTCCCACCTCGCCACCTACCTCCACGACGTGGTCGTGCTAGCCGTTGTGGGCAACCGGATCACTGACCGGGAAGCCTTCATAGCGTGCCTCGACGATTCGATCAGGGCCACGGCCGGGTTGAGCCTCGCCGACTTGTTTCCGTCGTCAGGACTCGCCCGCGCATTCGGCGGAAGTAGGACGCGACGGTTGAAGGCGTTGTCCAAGCGTCTGAGGCATGCGCTGGACGGTGTGCTCGCGGAGCAAGGAGCGAGGAGGTCAGGCGGCCCCGGCGGCAACAGGGATGAAGACCTTCTAGACGTGATGCTGAGGATCCAGGCGGA CGGCATGGAGACCTCGACGACGACGCTCCAATGGGCCATGGCGGAAATGATGCGGAACCCAAAAGTGTTGGGCAGGGCGACGGCTGAGGTGCGCGCTACCCTCgcagggcagagccgcgtgacggAGAAGGCCCTACCAGAGCTGCGCTACATGCAACTGGTAATTAAGGAGACGCTACGGCTGCACATGGCCGCGCCGCTGCTCCTCCCACGGGAGTGCCAGGAGTCTTGCCGTGTCCTCGGCTATGACGTGCCCAAGGGCGCCATGGTGTTGGTCAATGCGTGGGCGATCGCCCGGGACACCGAAAACTGGGGCCCCGACGCAGAGGAGTTCAGGCCGGAGAGGTTCGAGGAAGCTGATGACAGCGCTGTGGTGAACTTTAAGGGGCAACACTTCCAGTTTTTGCCGTTCGGCGCGGGCCGGAGGAGTTGCCCAGGGATGATGTTCAGCCTTGCTGCCATGGAGCTTGCGCTGGCGAGCCTCCTCTTCCATTTTGACTGGGAGCTCCCAGAGGGCACCGTTCCGGCTGAACTGGATATGACGGAGAAGTTTGGGATCACGGCGAGGAAGAAGACCGATTTGCTGCTGCATGCCCGTCTTCGTGCGCCTCTTCCTCCTAATCTATAG